The following proteins are encoded in a genomic region of Planococcus lenghuensis:
- a CDS encoding homocysteine S-methyltransferase family protein codes for MAAEKRSLEQRLNEGTVIVGEGYLFELERRGYLQAGSFVPEVALENPDALKQVYRDYMKAGSDVVLAFTYNGHREKMRIIGKEHLLEPLNRSAIRLAKEVAAEHPTEEALVAGNISNTNIFDPEDVESKEKVRSIFAEMVQWGKEEGVDFINAETFYYHEEAVIALEEIQKQGLPAVVTLGLMGENILRDGYTVEDSCRILAEKGALVVGMNCFRGPATMQPYLQKIREEVDGFVGGLPIPYRTSEEHPTFFNLPDGGCSCALPTETTFPTSLDPLYHNRYELAEWAKEAQNIGINYIGLCCGASPAMIRAVAEATGIQTINSKYSPDMEKHFLFGQDKTLKDHNLAYRTKA; via the coding sequence ATGGCAGCGGAGAAAAGAAGTTTGGAACAAAGGTTAAATGAAGGCACCGTCATTGTAGGAGAAGGGTATTTGTTTGAACTGGAACGGAGAGGATATCTGCAAGCGGGGTCTTTCGTGCCGGAGGTGGCTTTGGAAAATCCAGATGCTTTAAAGCAAGTATATCGGGATTATATGAAAGCTGGTTCAGATGTGGTTTTAGCATTTACCTATAATGGCCACCGTGAAAAAATGAGAATCATCGGCAAAGAACATTTACTTGAGCCTTTGAACCGAAGCGCGATCCGTTTGGCGAAAGAAGTAGCGGCAGAACACCCGACCGAAGAAGCGTTAGTTGCAGGAAACATTTCAAATACGAATATTTTCGACCCTGAAGATGTTGAATCTAAGGAGAAAGTAAGAAGTATTTTTGCAGAGATGGTCCAGTGGGGAAAAGAAGAAGGCGTAGATTTCATCAATGCTGAAACTTTTTATTACCACGAAGAAGCTGTTATTGCGTTAGAAGAAATTCAAAAACAAGGCTTGCCGGCAGTTGTTACATTAGGGTTGATGGGCGAGAATATATTGCGCGACGGTTACACGGTAGAAGACTCTTGTCGGATTCTTGCAGAAAAAGGCGCCTTAGTTGTTGGAATGAACTGTTTCCGCGGCCCTGCTACAATGCAGCCCTATCTCCAGAAAATCAGAGAAGAGGTAGACGGTTTTGTTGGGGGGTTGCCAATCCCCTACCGAACATCAGAAGAACACCCGACATTCTTTAACTTACCTGATGGCGGATGCAGCTGTGCCCTGCCAACCGAAACAACTTTCCCGACATCGTTAGATCCGCTTTATCATAATCGATATGAATTAGCGGAATGGGCGAAAGAAGCTCAAAACATCGGTATTAATTATATCGGCCTTTGCTGTGGAGCGTCACCTGCCATGATAAGGGCAGTAGCAGAAGCAACAGGAATCCAAACAATCAACTCGAAATATTCACCAGATATGGAGAAGCACTTCTTATTCGGGCAAGATAAAACATTAAAGGATCACAATCTAGCCTACCGAACAAAAGCATAA
- a CDS encoding TlpA family protein disulfide reductase, whose protein sequence is MKPYIKGTTFPTVVDENNTLVNQFQFKAIPNGIFIDEEGTIRLLKEGFKVDNPEYVKAVERLINGEVDKIELDDDAARNEPSDLQFQLAQTKFKLGMEYVKQNRNEATLKIIIQRATS, encoded by the coding sequence GTGAAACCCTATATAAAAGGAACAACCTTCCCGACGGTTGTCGATGAAAACAATACGCTGGTCAATCAGTTCCAGTTCAAAGCGATTCCGAATGGAATTTTCATCGATGAAGAAGGCACGATCCGCTTGCTGAAAGAAGGGTTCAAAGTGGATAATCCGGAATATGTCAAAGCGGTCGAACGGCTGATCAATGGGGAAGTCGATAAAATCGAGCTTGATGATGATGCGGCACGAAATGAGCCGTCTGACCTGCAGTTTCAATTGGCCCAGACCAAATTCAAACTCGGAATGGAATATGTGAAGCAAAACCGGAATGAGGCCACCTTAAAAATTATTATTCAGCGGGCGACTTCTTAA
- a CDS encoding RNA-guided endonuclease InsQ/TnpB family protein, whose amino-acid sequence MAADKKGRHIKGTKKQLPDGWITGAFRYAIFPTDEQKQCLEMAFGCERKVYNEYVAGLYDHLEAVGFSGGFLTYRVPNYTTITQRYDFLDRSTDSFVYNDAKIRFQAAIKKYNETYGTRPLHYKKSVQKKMKAGYVPSLQDVKGLPKFHSKKQGGFSYTTNQTNGNIRIEPRDGATFLRIPKFPEGIPVRLHRELPADGLVKKVTLKREGTRYLASISVDYPFEKAPLKETVLAANMTALDYSQSGLYVDSDGKKAGYPRFHELIGKRQRRLNKSLARMKERAMKDENGQPVYSKNYRQTVVHYQKTMAKAANQRNDFLHKRSHQITNDYDAIVVEDLDLTNLAQCLKLGKKLHDNGFGMFRGMLKYKAERKGKHYIVADRFFPSSKLCSACGHKKERLRLSERTYACESCHAELDRDHNAALNLKNYGIHALLDTGFLADPVSN is encoded by the coding sequence ATGGCGGCTGACAAGAAGGGACGTCACATCAAAGGCACGAAAAAGCAATTGCCTGACGGGTGGATAACAGGCGCGTTCCGTTATGCCATTTTTCCGACGGATGAACAGAAGCAGTGTCTGGAGATGGCATTCGGATGTGAGCGGAAAGTGTACAACGAATACGTCGCGGGATTGTACGACCACTTGGAAGCCGTCGGGTTTTCAGGCGGGTTTCTGACCTACAGGGTTCCGAATTACACGACGATCACCCAGCGCTATGATTTCCTGGATCGGTCGACTGATTCGTTTGTGTACAACGATGCCAAAATCCGTTTTCAGGCAGCCATCAAAAAATATAACGAGACCTACGGTACGCGCCCGCTGCACTACAAGAAATCTGTACAGAAAAAGATGAAAGCCGGCTATGTGCCTTCCCTTCAAGATGTCAAGGGGCTGCCGAAATTCCACAGTAAAAAGCAAGGCGGATTCAGCTATACAACCAACCAGACGAATGGGAATATCCGCATCGAGCCGAGGGACGGCGCGACGTTTCTGCGGATTCCGAAATTCCCTGAAGGTATACCCGTTCGATTGCATCGGGAACTGCCCGCCGATGGGCTGGTTAAAAAAGTGACCCTCAAGCGGGAAGGCACCCGATATCTGGCATCGATTTCTGTGGACTATCCGTTCGAAAAAGCACCGCTGAAGGAAACGGTCTTGGCAGCCAACATGACCGCATTGGACTACAGCCAATCCGGTTTATACGTGGACAGCGACGGGAAAAAAGCGGGCTATCCGCGTTTCCATGAATTGATCGGGAAACGGCAGCGGCGGCTGAACAAATCACTGGCCCGGATGAAAGAACGCGCGATGAAAGATGAAAACGGACAGCCTGTCTATTCGAAGAACTACCGGCAAACAGTTGTACACTATCAAAAGACCATGGCGAAGGCGGCCAACCAGCGGAACGATTTCCTTCACAAGCGCAGTCATCAGATAACCAATGATTACGATGCGATTGTGGTGGAAGACCTGGATTTGACGAATTTGGCGCAGTGCCTGAAGCTCGGCAAGAAACTGCATGACAATGGATTCGGGATGTTCCGCGGCATGCTGAAATACAAGGCGGAACGAAAGGGAAAGCATTATATTGTCGCTGATCGGTTCTTCCCATCAAGTAAGCTGTGCAGCGCCTGCGGACACAAAAAAGAACGTCTGCGGCTTTCCGAGCGGACGTATGCGTGTGAAAGCTGCCATGCGGAATTGGATCGGGACCATAATGCGGCCCTCAATCTCAAAAACTACGGAATCCACGCCTTGCTGGACACGGGGTTCTTGGCAGATCCTGTGTCGAACTAA
- a CDS encoding LysR family transcriptional regulator, whose translation MTFQQLKYVIEVARNRSISRAAQRLFISQPSLSNAIKELENELGITIFSRTNKGIVITSEGTKFLGYARQVIEQTDLLESQYLNTAQPSQQHFSVSAQHYAFAVSAFVKLLKDYDRDEYEFTLRETKTYEIIDDVRDLRSEIGILYLNEFNRQVISKFLREGNLTFHKLFEADPHVFISSTNPLAAQEYVTLEDLDPFPYLSFEQGDYNSFYFSEEVLSTISRPKNIRVSDRATLFNLLIGLNGYTISTGIISYDINDDDIVALPLKVDERITVGYITRKNVTNSLLATLYIDYLKETILDK comes from the coding sequence ATGACATTCCAACAGTTAAAATATGTAATCGAAGTGGCGAGGAATCGATCGATTAGCAGAGCAGCGCAGCGATTGTTTATTAGTCAACCGAGTTTGTCCAATGCCATCAAAGAATTGGAAAATGAATTGGGGATTACCATTTTTTCACGTACGAATAAGGGAATTGTCATTACTTCTGAGGGTACGAAGTTTTTAGGGTACGCAAGACAGGTGATTGAACAGACAGACTTGCTGGAAAGTCAATATCTTAATACGGCACAACCATCACAACAGCATTTTTCTGTATCGGCACAACATTATGCCTTTGCAGTCAGTGCATTTGTAAAATTATTAAAAGATTATGACCGGGATGAATATGAATTCACCTTACGAGAAACCAAGACGTATGAAATCATTGATGATGTAAGAGACCTTCGCAGTGAAATCGGCATTTTATACTTGAATGAATTCAATCGACAGGTGATTTCCAAGTTTCTAAGAGAGGGAAATTTAACGTTTCACAAACTATTTGAAGCAGATCCGCATGTATTTATCAGCTCGACGAATCCACTTGCGGCCCAGGAGTATGTGACCCTGGAGGATTTGGATCCTTTTCCTTACCTTTCTTTTGAACAAGGGGATTATAACTCGTTTTATTTTTCTGAAGAGGTACTCAGCACAATTTCGAGACCGAAAAATATCCGCGTAAGTGATCGGGCAACGTTATTTAACTTATTGATCGGGTTGAACGGCTATACGATTTCAACAGGAATCATCAGTTATGATATCAACGATGATGATATTGTGGCGCTTCCACTAAAGGTGGATGAACGCATTACGGTCGGCTATATTACACGTAAAAATGTTACAAACAGTCTGCTGGCAACGCTTTATATTGACTACTTGAAAGAAACCATATTAGATAAATAA